The Flavobacterium sp. K5-23 genome segment TAATGCTTCCTCTAAAGAGAAAATAATTGGAGGGATAATTCTTGCTTTTTCATCATTTCCAGAAGAACGTACGTTAGACTGTTTTTTAGCCTTAGTTACGTTTACACACATATCATCGCTACGTGAATTTTCTCCAATAACTTGACCTTCATAAATTTCATCATTAGGATTAACGAAGAATTTACCACGATCTTGTAATTTATCAATAGAATAAGGAATAGCTTTACCATTTTCCATAGAGATTAACGAACCATTGTTACGTCCCGGAATAGCTCCTTTGAAAGGCTCATATCCTATGTAACGGTGTGACATAATAGCCTCACCTGCAGTAGCAGTTAACAATTGATTACGTAATCCAATAATTCCACGAGATGGAATGTTGAATTTTATAATCATACGATCTCCTTTACCTTCCATAGAAAGCATTTCACCTTTACGGATAGTAACAAATTCTACAGCTCTACCTGAAAGATTCTCAGGTAAATCGATAGTTAATTCTTCAATTGGCTCACATTTTTTACCATCAATTTCTTTGATGATTACTTGAGGTTGACCAATTTGCATCTCGTATCCTTCTCTTCTCATTGTTTCAATAAGAACAGATAAGTGAAGTACCCCACGACCAAAAACCATAAACTTATCAGCTGAATCAGTTTCACCTAATTTCATTGCTAAGTTTTTCTCTAATTCTTTTGTCAAACGGTCTCTAATATGACGAGAAGTTACAAATTTACCCTCTTTACCAAAGAAAGGAGAGTCATTAATTGTAAACAACATACTCATTGTAGGTTCATCAATAGCAATTGATGCTAAAGCTTCAGGATTTTCAAAATCAGCGATAGTATCTCCAATTTCAAATCCTTCAACACCAACAATAGCACAAATATCTCCAGCAATTACTTCTTGTACTTTTTTACGACCAAGTCCTTCAAAAGTATGTAATTCCTTAATTCTTGATTTCATTACTGTACCATCTCTTTTTACTAAAGAAATTGGCATTCCTTCTTTCAAGACACCTCTTTCAAGACGTCCAATAGCGATACGACCTGTAAAAGCCGAAAAGTCTAAAGAAGTAATCAACATTTGTGGAGTTCCTTCTGAAACTTTAGGAGCCGGAACGTTAGCAATAACCATATCTAATAATGCTTCAACATTATCAGTTATGTTTTCCCAATGGTCAGACATCCAGTTATTCTTAGCAGAACCGTAAACCGCTGGAAAATCCAACTGCTCTTCTGTAGCTCCTAATTCAAACATTAAGTCAAAAACTTTTTCGTGAACTTCTTCAGGAGTACAGTTTTCTTTATCAACTTTATTTATAACAACGCAAGGTTTTAAACCAAGGTCTAATGCTTTTTGTAATACAAAACGCGTTTGTGGCATAGGCCCTTCAAATGCATCTACCAGTAAACAAACTCCATCAGCCATATTCAATACACGCTCTACTTCACCACCAAAATCGGCGTGACCAGGAGTATCAATAATGTTGATTTTTGTTCCTTTATACTGAACAGAAACATTCTTAGAAGTAATGGTAATACCTCTTTCACGCTCTAAGTCGTTGTTATCAAGGATTAGATCACCTGTGTTTTCGTTGTCACGAAATAATTGACAGTGATACATAATTTTATCAACCAAAGTTGTTTTACCGTGATCGACGTGGGCAATAATTGCAATGTTTCTAATAGATTCCATCTGTGATTTTTAATGGGTGCAAAGGTACACTTTATTTTGATATAAAAAACCTTTCTGCAATAGTTTACATATTATAAACCAATTAGACTCATTTACACTCACAAGACTAAACTTACAAAATAAGTTTTCGATTGTTTATTTTGAATTAAATAATATTTAATTACATTTGAGTAATGAAAAATAAAATCAATCAAATAACTATTATCTATTTACTAATAGCCCTATTCACGGCTATTATTTTATATAAATTATTGCTTAATTATTCTTCAGATGAAAATTATCCTCTTTACAACTTCATAAAAGATATTGTTTTTGTATTCTCCACAGGAATAGCATACAAATACATTATGTCTAGAAATGAAAAAACGAATATTGATATTTTAGAAAAACATAATATTGCCAATCATGAAATTACAGCATCAAATGAAAGATATGATGCTGTAGCAAAAGCAACAAGTGATACTCTTTGGGACTGGGAAATTCAGGAAGATAAAATTTTATGGAATAAAGGCATAAAAGATATATTTGGATATGATAAAGACCAAGTAGGCGATGGTTCTAAATGGTGGTTTGACAACATACATCCTGAAGATAGTATTAAAATGTCTATCAAATTATACTCTTTCATTGAACAAAAAACCGATAATTGGCAAGATGAATATCGTTTTAAATGCGCAGATAACACCTATAAATATGTATTAGATAGAGGATACATCTTGAAAGATGAAAAGGGAAAAGGGATTAGAATGATTGGTGCAATTCAAGATATAACAAAGCAAAAGAAAGAAGAGTTGCGTCTAAAGCTTTTAGAGACAGTTATCTTACAAACAAGAGATTCGATAGTCATAACCGAGGCTAATTTCAATGAAGGAAAGCTTCCTAAAATCATTTATGTTAATCCTGCTTTTTCACACATGACAGGCTATGAGCCTGAAGAAATTATCGGACAATCACCAGATATTCTAAAAGGAAAAAATACCAGCTTAGAAGATATTAACAAAATAATATCTGCCATTAAAAATAAAGAAGAAGCTTTTATTGAAACATTAAGTAACAAAAAAAACAGGGAAGAATATTGGATACGCTTTTCAATGATTCCTATCTTTAATTTAGAACAGGAACTCACACATTGGGTTTCAATTCAAAAAGATGTTTCAATTGAGAAAAAACAAGAAAAAGAAAAAGAACAACTTATTAGAGAGCTTACTCAAAATAACAAGGATTTAAAACAGTTTTCATATATTACTTCTCACAATCTAAGAGCTCCTTTATCCAACTTAACAGGGCTTTTAAATCTAATAGAAGACATCCCAATAAATGATTCCGAATTAAAAGAAATACTAGAGGGTTTTCAAAAATCAACAAACCTTCTAAATGAAACTGTAAATGATTTAAATAAAGTAATCATTATTAAAGATAACGCATCTATTACTAAAGAAGATGTATTACTTAAAGAAATTTTCGAAAAAGTGCGTCAGCAACTCTCTTTTAAAATTGATTTATGTACGCCAATTATAAATATCGATATTGCACAGCTAACCTGTATAAATATAAACAAATCCTATATAGAAAGTATATTACTTAATTTACTAACTAATTCTTTAAAATTCAAAGCAGAGAATCGACAGTTAATTGTTAATATATCCACTAAACAAATAGATGACACTACTATATTAACTTTTCAGGATAACGGTATAGGAATCGATTTAAAAAGAAATGGTGATAAAGTTTTTGGTTTATACCAGAGATTCCATAATTACCCCGATAGTAAAGGATTAGGTCTTTATCTTGTTAAATCACAGGTGGAAGCTATGGGAGGAACTATCAATATTGAAAGTAAAGTTGACAAAGGAACTATTTTTACTATAACTTTAAAAAACTAATTAATATGCTTGATTTAATTTTATGTATTGATGACGATCCTATTACACTAAT includes the following:
- the typA gene encoding translational GTPase TypA is translated as MESIRNIAIIAHVDHGKTTLVDKIMYHCQLFRDNENTGDLILDNNDLERERGITITSKNVSVQYKGTKINIIDTPGHADFGGEVERVLNMADGVCLLVDAFEGPMPQTRFVLQKALDLGLKPCVVINKVDKENCTPEEVHEKVFDLMFELGATEEQLDFPAVYGSAKNNWMSDHWENITDNVEALLDMVIANVPAPKVSEGTPQMLITSLDFSAFTGRIAIGRLERGVLKEGMPISLVKRDGTVMKSRIKELHTFEGLGRKKVQEVIAGDICAIVGVEGFEIGDTIADFENPEALASIAIDEPTMSMLFTINDSPFFGKEGKFVTSRHIRDRLTKELEKNLAMKLGETDSADKFMVFGRGVLHLSVLIETMRREGYEMQIGQPQVIIKEIDGKKCEPIEELTIDLPENLSGRAVEFVTIRKGEMLSMEGKGDRMIIKFNIPSRGIIGLRNQLLTATAGEAIMSHRYIGYEPFKGAIPGRNNGSLISMENGKAIPYSIDKLQDRGKFFVNPNDEIYEGQVIGENSRSDDMCVNVTKAKKQSNVRSSGNDEKARIIPPIIFSLEEALEYIQKDEYVEVTPKSIRLRKIYLTETDRKRFKI
- a CDS encoding PAS domain-containing protein; its protein translation is MKNKINQITIIYLLIALFTAIILYKLLLNYSSDENYPLYNFIKDIVFVFSTGIAYKYIMSRNEKTNIDILEKHNIANHEITASNERYDAVAKATSDTLWDWEIQEDKILWNKGIKDIFGYDKDQVGDGSKWWFDNIHPEDSIKMSIKLYSFIEQKTDNWQDEYRFKCADNTYKYVLDRGYILKDEKGKGIRMIGAIQDITKQKKEELRLKLLETVILQTRDSIVITEANFNEGKLPKIIYVNPAFSHMTGYEPEEIIGQSPDILKGKNTSLEDINKIISAIKNKEEAFIETLSNKKNREEYWIRFSMIPIFNLEQELTHWVSIQKDVSIEKKQEKEKEQLIRELTQNNKDLKQFSYITSHNLRAPLSNLTGLLNLIEDIPINDSELKEILEGFQKSTNLLNETVNDLNKVIIIKDNASITKEDVLLKEIFEKVRQQLSFKIDLCTPIINIDIAQLTCININKSYIESILLNLLTNSLKFKAENRQLIVNISTKQIDDTTILTFQDNGIGIDLKRNGDKVFGLYQRFHNYPDSKGLGLYLVKSQVEAMGGTINIESKVDKGTIFTITLKN